The Candidatus Rokuibacteriota bacterium nucleotide sequence CACCCCCGACACGCACCACGCCCCCGTGAACGTCCGCCCCCCCGCCGGGTCCTGCACCCCCGCGCCCGCATTGTCCACGATGATCTCGCCCGGCGGCGAGTCCGATCCCGCCGGCACCCACCGCACCGCGTCCGCCACCGCCAGCCCATTGGCGTCGCTCAACTGCAGGTAGCCGCCCGTCCCCGCGTTGAACGTGAACGTCCCCAGGAGCTGCCAGGAGCCGCCGTTCACCTGCTGGTTCTCCGTGACGACGGTGGTCCCACCGGCGTGCACCACCGTGTACGGCGCCGCCGCCGACCGGTTCGCGTGCGCCGTCCACCGCACGTACACGTCGTAGCTCCCCGCCGCCGGAATTGTCGGCGTCCAGCGGTACGTGTCCACCCCCCCGCCACAGCTGTACAGCGAGTCCGTCCCGTAGAACCCCATCACCCCCGACACGCACCACGCCCCCGTGAACGTCCGCCCCCCCGCCGGGTCCTGCACCCCCGCGCCCGCATTGTCCACGATGATCTCCGCCGCCGGCGCGGTGATCGTGAAGGTCAGCGCGTTCGAGGTGCCCCCGCCCGGCGCCGGAGTGAACACCGTCACCGCCGCCGTCCCCTGGGTGCTCAGGTCGCTGGCGGGGATCGCGGCCTCGAGCTGGGTCGCGCTCACGTAGGTCGTGGGCCGGTCGGCGCCGTTCCAGCGCACGACGGAGGTCGAGACGAAGTTGCTGCCGTTCACCGCCAGGGTGAAGGCCCCCCCACCCTGCGCGGCGCTCGTCGGCGTGAGCGAGGCGAGCACTGGAACCGGGTTGCCGCTCCCGGTCCGCGTCAGCCTCAGATGCCAGACATCGCGGCGGCTGCCCGCGGCGTCGGCCCCTCCGTACATGACGGTGACGCCGTTGACAGGGTCGTAGACCATGGCGTGCAGCCGCCGCGCGGGCGGGGAGGTGGGCGGGACGAGCTGGGTCCAGGTGCCGGCGGCGGTGTCGAAGATCCACAGATCGTTGAAGTGCACCCCCGATGCGGAATCGTTGCCTCCGAAGAGAACGATCACCCCGTTGTCACTGTCGTACACCATGGTGTGCTGCTGGCGCGCGGGCGGGCTCAGCGGCGGGGCAAGATTCGTCCACGAGTTCGTCGACAGCCGGTACGCCCACGTCTCGTCCGACGACTCGTAGGTCGCGCATGGCCCGCAGCGCCCCCCGAAGAGGACGAAGACGTCGCTCGCCGCGTCGTACACCATGGAGTTGGTGACCTGGCGCAGCGGCGGCGGCGAGCCCGGGGCGCCGACCGAGAGCTTCCGGACCCAGCTCCTCGTCTGGACGTCGAGCATCCAGGTGTCGTTGTCGTTCGGCTCCCCCCCGAACAGGACGATGGCCCGGTCCAGCGGCGAGTACGCCATGGCGGGGCTGTACCGGTGGGAGGGCAACGGCCCCGTATAGCCCCAGTGAGGGCCGGAGAGGCTGCCCCATGTCTGTGTCACCGGCGAGTAGTACCAGGTGCCCCCGCCCCGCTGCGAGTAGAGGTAGTACTGCGTCCCCGCCGTGAGCCCCGAGATCGGCGTGGCGAGCGTCAACGTCTTCGTGACGGGGTCGTAGCCCGAGACATACGCCTTCTGGCTGGTCGAGATGACCTCGACCGTCCAGTCCTTGTAGAAATCCACCGTCGCCGACGAGAGGGCGCCGTCCACCAGCGTGGTCGGCCCGCTGCCCGCGTCCGCCGTCCGCGCCGATCCCTTGCAGCCGAAGCCGCTGCCCCCAACCGACCAGTACAGGCGATTGAACGAGTCGTACTCGACGGCGTGCTCGTCCCGGGGCGTGGGGGGGACGTGGTCGTTGAGGGCCCAGCAGGGGACGGACGGCTCCAGCTCGGCCCACGTGTCAGCGGCGCCGTCGTAGAACCAGACATCGTTCATGTACAGCTCGCCGCTGCCCCCGAACAGCACGCTCCGGCCGGCGACCTCGTCGAAGACCAGGTCGATCCAGCCTCGCGCGCCGACACCGCTCGGCGGGCTCGCCGGCCAGCCCTTCGCCGTCCAAGTGGCCGTCCACTGGGCGGCTGCCGGTGGGGCGGACGCCATGCCGGCAGCCACCGAGAGGGCAGTGGTGATGACGCCGACGACGAGATGCTTCCATCGAACTGGGCCGCTGGGCGGGGCGTCGGCAGCCATCAGGGCATCTCGATGATGACGTCCGTGCCGGGCCTGGCGGCGAGCCAGTCACCCAGTCCCCCGCCCAGGCCCACGATGACGAGCGCACCGCGCGCATCCACGGTGCAGACGACGTCCACGTCGAGGCCCTCGCGCGCCTCAGGAGAGGCCAGGAGGGCTGCGTAGCGAGCGGCGTCGAAGAAGCGCGTGGTGAGGGCACGGCCCGCCACGCGCACGGTGAGCCTGTCGTGGCTCTGCACGGCCCCGAGCTGATCGGGCGTGATGCTCGTCAGGATCGCGTCGGCCGTGGTGGCGACGACGTGGCCTTCGGCCACCACGGCGGACGCAGGGCCGCGGCCCTGAGCCTCCGCGTCACGCGCGGTCTGCGGCCCCGCCGGCAGCCAGAAGGCCGCGAAGACCAGAAGCCAGACGACGCCGATGAGTGGACGGAGTACACGCATGCCGGTCCGTTCCCCTTCCCTCAGGAATCGATGAGCAAGCGGCATGCCGCCCAACCCCTGGAGCAAAGTGGCCGAGAAATAAGGCGCGGCGCGGGCAGGTCGAGAGCTGTCGCTTCAACTGTCAAGGGGACCGACACGTGCCCCCGTCACTCCTCGAACAGGAGCCCACGGAGTCGGCCAGCTCACCACGGAGGGTCTCGAGCGGCTCCCCGTCCACCACGAGGCGTTTCCAGAGGGCGTAGTTCAGGAGATTCCAGTAGATCCGGGATGTGGTGTCCGGCGGTCTCTGCACCGCTCGGATCAGCGACTCGGGCACAACCTTCACCGCAAGCGGGACCAGGGGCTCGAGCGGCCCTCCCCGCATCGCCCACCGTCGTGCGTGGATCCCGAACCCGCTCTTCGGTCGGTCGAGGATGAACTCGGGCACCCCGGCCTGCCGGCTCATCAGCCGCGCAAGGTGCTTGGGGGAGGCCAGCTTGCGCTCCCACGGTATCCCGAATGCGTACCCCATCAGCGTCGCCTCCGTGAAGGGGAAGACCAGGGCCCGGCCGGTCGCGTCGGCGAGCCGGGACCACAGCCCCTGCACGGCGGACGTGGACCCCAGCAGCGCCAGGATGGAGACGACATCGAGGAGATCACGGTCCAGGAAGGGACGCAGCGCCCTCAACCGGTTCTCGATGATCACATCGGAGGCGACGCCGAAGTAGCTTCGCGCCCACGCGGGATCCCCGTACCGCTCATCCTCCCAGAGCGGATGCTCGGGATCGTCCACGGGACGCAAGAGTGCCTGCCAGCGCTCGAGACGCGCTCGGAACGCGTAGGCCTTCCAGGTCAGCCGGGACAGGAGCCGGAACGCATGCACGATCGGCCGCCGGGCAAGATAGCGTCCGACACGCAGGCCACGGCGTCCCTGGAAGATCTCCTCGTGGATCTGGACCCCGAGGTAGTTGTCGGCCCCCTCTCCGCACAGGAGCACCGAGACCCCCTCGGCGATACCGTGGGTGAAGAGCGCCGCGAGGAGTGGGGTCTGAAGCCCGTGCAGGGGCTGCTCGACCGCGGCAATCGCGCTCAGCACGGCGTCCAGGTACTCGGCCGTGGTGGGCTCATGGTGCCGGTGGCACATCCCGAGAGCCGTTGCGGCCGTGATCGGATACTCCTTCTCGGCGTTGCTCGCGTCGTCCTCGAAGGGATACGAGGTGGAGTAGGTCTCTCGGGTGCCGAGGAGCCGATCGGCCAGGCGTGCCAGGAGGGACGAGTCGACGCCCCCGCTGAGCAGGGTGGTCACCCGCCCCTGCGTGGCCCCGAGCGGCCGCACGGCCTCGCTGAGGAAGTCGAGCGCTGTCCGCCCGAGATCGGCATCCGGGACGGCCTCACGATGCACGGCCCTGTCGAGGAAGTCGCAGCCCGAGGAGGCCGTGACCTTGAGGCCGCCCTCGTCGAGATCCACGCGGAGACTTCCTCCGTAGGGGACCTGGTGGATGTTCTCGAACATGGTGGCCGGTGCCATGACATAGCAGTAGACGAAGAATTCCGGGAGGGCCGTGCGGCGCTCCTGGATCGGGATTCCGGCTCGGCGCAGCAGCCACACGTGCGTGGCGCACAGGAAGTCTCCGTCGGGTGTGACAGTGTAGTAGACGAGGCGTCCGCCACGGGGCTGGCGCCGGACGTCCAGCCTGTGGCGCGTCGGGTCGAAGGCGACCTCTGCGAGCTCGGGAGCCGCGGCCCCGGCGCGGGAGAGCGGACGTTCCGTGACGGTCAAGAGTGTCCCCGTGTCATCCACGTGTGCGAGCGGTCCCGCCGCCAGCGCTGTCACGTGCCACCGACCGGCGACGAGCTCGAGGCGCCGGGACCCATCGATGACGGGCAGCAGGCGGCGCCGGCCGATGGCGACGAGGAACATGAGCTCACGTTACCTCATGGTACTCTGAGCGGCAAAGGGACCTCTCAGGGCGCTCCGGCTCGTGGACTCTCCCATAGGTGGGGAGCAAGAGCCACGCAGCTGACCGGGGAGAACGTTGCGACGTCGGACGGGGCAGCGCCGCGCGCAGGATGACCATCCCGTGTGCGCCGGCCCGCGGTCCAGCGGCGGGCCGACCTGCAGAGCCCACACCGGGCGAGCCCGTCGAGGAAGGCACGGGAGGCGATGCGGCCGATCACGTCGGTGATTCCCGGACTCTGGCGGCTCCACCGTGCAGGGCGGTCTGCGCTCCTGCACTGGCGACAGCAGGACTGGATCATGAAGCGATTCGGGAGCACCGACGTCCATGAGGGGATGCTGCTGGACACGCAGCGCTGCGAGGCTTACCGGAGCGCGATCCGGCAGGTGGTCCGGCCTGGCGACGTGGTCGCCGACCTTGGTGCCGGGACCGGGCTCCTGTCATTCTTCGCGGTGGAGGCGGGCGCCCGGCGCGTGTACGCCATCGAGATGAGCAGCATCGCGGAGGTGGCTGCCCGTCTCATCGAGGCCAACGGCTTTCAGGACCGGATCACGCTGGTGCGGCGGCGGTCGACCCGGGCCCGCTTGCCAGAGCGGTGCGACGTCATTCTGTCGGAGACGCTCAGCATCCTCGGCTTCGAGTCCGAGCACACCATCGCGTTCATGAGCGACGCGCGCGAACGCCTCCTGAAGCCTGGCGGACGGGTCATCCCGCAAGAGTGCTGGACGCTCATGATGCCCGTCCAGTCCGACCAGTTCGGTGTCGGGTCCCTGCCCGGTCTCCTGTACGGTTTCGACGTCTCGGAGCTGCGCCGCCGGAGGTACCGGCGACAGGCCCTCCACCTCGAAGTCTCGGGGAAGCGGATCGTGGAACTCGCGGACGCCGTGAGACGCTGGCACATCGACTTCCGCCGTGAGTCCCCGGTGCCGTCGGGCGAGATGTTCGAGTTCGGGACCCGTCGGGAAGGCCGACTGGACGGATTCCTGGGATGGTTCGAAGCGACGCTGTGCGACGGGGTCGTCCTGTCGAACTCACCCCGGCTGCCGCCGACCTCCTGGGGTCAGCTGTATTTCCCGACGCTGGACCAGCCAGTGGTGCATCCAGGCCAACGCATCCGGCTGCACCTGGATCCCGGCCTCATCGCCGGGATGCCGCACTGGTCCTATCGCGTGAGCGTCGACTAGCATGAGACGCCCTGCTCCATTCCAGGGCTCTCTCAGAGGCCCCGAACTTCATCCTCCGGGATTGTCCCACGACAGGCGAAACGGCCTCCCCAGTCCCGCCAGGGCCAAGCCCGGGATCGGATAAGTTGCGAACGGGGGGGAGAGGGGACCGGAAGGATCGAGTCCGGCTGGCCGAGAGGTGGCTCAAGACCACCGTGGACGACGTCCTCCGCTGGTTCGGCTACGAGATCCGGCGAACCGGTCGCCGGCCGGCTGAGATCTGGCAGACGCGCCCGGGGGGGAGTCCCCAACCGCCGCTCCCTTACGCCGAGAACCCCGCGATCGGGGCGAGCAACCTGCGCGTCAAGCTGGAGCGGGTGCGGGCAGGCGGCGCGTTCGAGACCGAGAACATCGCGATCATCAACCAGGCGGTGGCGAGGCTGATCGGCCCCGCGACACGGATCGTCGAGCTCGGCGGCGGGACCGGGATGTTCGCGTACGAAGCCTCGGCCGACCCGACTCGCACCATCGTGTGCTCGGAGTTCGATGCCGAGGCAAGCCGGTGGGCCCAGGAGAACCGGAGCCGTCCGAACATCCGCTATGTCACGCGGCCCGTCTCGCCGCAGGACGGGCCCTTCGATCTGCTGGTGTCCATCGAGGTGGTCGAGCACGTGCGGGACTTCCCGGCCTTCCTCGCCGTGTGCGCCGGGCTGGCGCCGCGGGCGATCCTCACGACGCCCAACAAGAGCAGTCGAGCAACGGCGGCTGCCGACGGACCGCCGGACTACCGGCTGCACGTGCGGGAGTGGACAGCCGGCGAGTTCTACTGGGTCCTCCGGTGCTTCTACGAAGAGGTGCGGCTGTTCACGCTGCCCGACGCGCTCGTGCCCGACGTCGCGCCCATCCGGGTGACCGATCGGCGGTCGCCGCTGATCGCCGACTGCCGCCGGCCGATCGCCGCCAGCGGGGGAGCCCGACCCAGCGCATGAGGAGCGTGCCGCCGCCCGCGGTCCGTTCGGACCGCCCGGCGGGGGCCGGAAGGGAGGATGGCGGCGGTGGAGCGGTGGCAGGAGCTCGAACTGCAGTACGCGCGCCGGCTCCGGCAGAGCAGCCGTGCGGAACGGCGGGCGCTCTACGCCGAGGCGTACTCGGTCGTCTCGGAACTGCGCGCCCGGACAATGCCGCCCGATCCCGAGAAGCGCACCGCGGGCACGTCGAAGTCGCTGGTGAAGGCGCTGGCTCGTCTGCTCGGCCCGACCGACGACGTGCTCGAGGTCGGCTGCGGCCGGGGCTACACGTGTCTGGGCCTGGCCCCTCACGCGCGGTCCATCGTCGGTGTGGACGTCTCCACCCCGGCCCTCCGCGAGGCCGAGCAACTCCTGCGCGCTCACGACATCCGCAACGTGGCGGTGCGCCAGGTGGCCGGGGACGAGCTCACGGCCGCGTTCCCGGCCGCCGCCTTCGACGTGGCCGTCGCCATCGACGTGTACGAGCACCTCCACCCCGAGGACTGCCGGGTCACGCTGCAACAGATCCACGCGGTGCTGAGACCCGGGGGGACGTGTATCGTGGTGACGCCCAACCGGATCTTCGGACCGCACGACATCACGCGCGTCCTCTATCCCGAGGCGACCGAGCCCCTGGGCTTTCACCTCAACGAGACCACGTACCGGGAGCTGCTGGCGGCCATGCGCGAGGTGGGCTTCGGACGCTTTCGCACGCTCCGGACGATGTCCCGGTGGTCGACCTGGCTCTGGCCGCGCCGGCTGTTCGGAATCACCTACCCGGCCTGGGTGAGCGTGCTCTGCGAGCGCGCGGTGACCACGTGGGGCGCCCCCGCGGCCGGGCCGCTGCTGGCCGGGATCCGGCTGCTCGGAAAGAAGCGAGGCATCCGGGTCCCGTGACCGGGCCGGGTCAGCGGGCGCCTGTCACCTCGGCAAAGAGCGCCTCGAGCGCGACGATGGTGAGTCGCGGGTCCAGCCGCTCGATCCGCGCTCGCGCGGCCCGGCCCATCAGCCGCCGGGGCTCGGCGGGAAGATCCCAGGCCGCGAGGATTCCCGCCTCGAGCGCGCCGTCGTCCTCCTGCGGGACGAGAAGGCCGCTCTCCCCGTGGGTGATCAGCTGCTCGAAGCTCGCCCCCTCGGTCGCCACCACCACGCGTTCGAGGGCCATCGCCTCGAGGCATGCGTTGGGGAGGTTGTCCACGCGGGATGGGAGGACCACGACCCGGGCGCCGGCCACGAGCGGGAACAGGTCGGCCCGCGGCCGCTCCGAGAGGACGACGATCCGCTTTCCGTAGGCGCCGAGGGCGCGGGCGATGTACGCGTCGAAGGGCTCCCCCGCCGCGGTGCGGAAGACCCGGCCCACGAAGACGAAGCGGAACTCCGGCCGCCGGTCCAGGATGCCCGGGAGGACGCGGACGAGCCGGTCGCCTCCCTTGAGCAGACCGATCGTGCCGAAGAAGAGCGCGTAGGTCTCCGGAGGGAACTCGGCCGGCGGCGAACCTACCATCGCCGCGTGCTGGGCGACGGCGAAGGGCGGCTCGATCACACGCACGGTTCGGCCGAACGCCTCCGAAGCCGCCGCGGCGAGCAAGTGGCTCGGCGCGTATGCGGCCGCGCTGTGCCGGACCTGCCAGGCCTCGGCCCATCCCTGCAGCCGGGCGGCGGCACCCGGAGGCCTGGCGTAGGCCCGGCGCCAGAGGATCTCGATGCTGGAGATCCGGGTCACCAGGGGCGCCACGCGCCGCACGGCCGCCCCGAGCCCGGGCGCGCGGAAGTTGCTCGCCTGGACGACGGCGAATGGAGCCTCGCGGTGTCGGAGCCGGAGGGCGCGGGCGAGCCGGAGGGTCGAGCCCGCCAGCTCGAGGAAATCATCGAGGCGCCACGCCAGGGGAATGCGCCGGGCGCGGGCCGCCCATCCCTGCGCCTCGGTCACCCGGTGGACGGGCACGGGCCCGTCGAGCGTCCGCTCTGTCCGGTCCGAGAGGGTGAAGACCTCCGGCTCGTGGCCCGCCTGGACCAGCGCGTGCGCCACGCGCTGCACATAGGCCGCCAGGCCGCCGGCGAAGACCTGCTCGGTCGGGTACTCGGTGGTGAGGAAGGCGATCCGCACGGCGCCGGTCACCGCCCCCGGGCGACGTCGTGGCGCAGCCGACGCACCTCCTCGAGGAAGTCCTCCGCGATGGCATCTTCGGGCCGCAGCTGACCCGGGTGCCAGCGCAGATCGCGGTCCCAGTGTCCCGGGCACTGGGCCACGGCCCGACCGACGAACGTGTAGCTGATCTCGAGCAGCCGGACCCGGCCTTCGCGGTCCCGGACGAAGTCGTAGGCCATCGACTGGAATCGGAGCCGTCCCGAGATGTCGAAGGCGAGCTGCACCGCGTCCAGCCCCACCTGCGAGGGATCCGCGTCGATCCTGCCGCTGCCGGAAGCCCGGAAGTCTCCGGGCCGATTGAAGCGGCGGAACCCGAACGCCCGGTCGCCGATCACCGTGACGCGGTAATCGAACTCGTTGCCGGGGAGGTACTCCTGAAAGAGGACGGCGGTGGACTCCATGGGCCACAGGACAGGGACCGAGGGCTCCAGCAGGTGGGCTCGGCCGTAGCGGAGCCGCCGGGCGACGACCCGCGCGACGTCCCCGGGCAGTCCGCGGCTCCGTTTCCACAGGGGGCCCACGTCCCCCCTGGCGATGGCCGCGAGGTCATGGTGCCCCGTGAGGCCCCGGTCGAAGACTCGACCGATCAGCCGCGCCGCCGCCGCCGGGGACTCGACCAGGCACACCGACTGTGAGCTGGCCCCTCCGCGGAGCTTGAAGACCAACGGGTAGCCCGCCTTCGCGCTCCACGCCAGAGCATCGCCGGCATCGTCGAAGATGGCGGTCTCGGGCAGAGGCGCCCCCGCCAGCTCGAGCAGCCAGGCCTGGGCGATCTTGTCGTCGTAGTGCCAGCGGGTCGCGAAGTTCGGCCACACCGGGATCGGAAGCGCATGCTCGACCGCCGAGAGGAAGGGCTTGGCGATCCCCTGGCTTGCCGGGCCGTGGGTGAATCGCCACATGAAGCCGTCGGCTTTCCGGAGCGCCCCGAAGGCCTGGCCGTCGGGTCTCCGGACCGGGATGACGTCGACGCCCTGGGCGGCCAGGTACTCGCCCAAGCGCTCGGCCCAGGGAGGCTCCCCGATGGCCGCGTCCTGGTAGATGGCGATCCCCTGCGCCACTCGTCGGCACCCCCCTCTCGATTCACGCGGCACGAATGGTGAGCGGTGGCCTCGCGCCCGCGCAGTGGGGCCTGATGGTAAGGACGCGGCCTCGCGTCCCGGTCACCCTCCGCCCCCCCGCGGAGACAGCGTACGCAGGTAGAGAGGTGATCCGGCGCCTACTCTAGCACGTCTGGCTCCAGGCTCTCCGTTCCGCGGCACCCCACTTCGGCGCCCCGCGCGGGAGTCGCGTGAAGAGACTTGCCCTCGACGGCGAGACCGGAAAGCTTGCCCAAGACCCCGTTGTGCCAGCCGAAGGACGGGGCCGGCGCACCGGGCTGGAGCCGGCCCCCTCCCGGCCACCGAAGAGGCGCGGAAGGCGCCGCCTCGTGCTAGAGTACCCGCCGGGGAGGCGCCCTGCGTGAACAAGATCCTCGTCGCACTCGATGGGTCCTCGCTGGCCGAGTCGGCGATCCCCGCCGTCATCGACATCGTACGCCAGGGGGGGATCACGGTGATCCTCCTCCAGGCGGCCGAGCGGGACGAGATGGTCGGCGCGGATCCCTCCGGGGTGGAGACAGACGGGGTCCGCGAGGCCGCCGAGTACCTGACGCGCATCGAACAGCGCCTCGCCTCGGCCGGGGTCACGAACGTGGTCAAGTCCGTCTGGCGCGGCCCGGCGGCGGCCGCGATCATCGAAGCGGCGCGCCTCATGGAAGTGGACCTCATCGTGATGACGACCCACGGGCGGAGCGGCATCGGCCGGCTCATGTGGGGGAGCGTGGCGGAGTCAGTCCTGCGCGGGACCTCGGCCTCCATACTCCTCCTGCGCGCGCCCGGGGCCTCACTCCAGGCCCCGTCGGGCC carries:
- a CDS encoding glycosyltransferase family 4 protein — translated: MTGAVRIAFLTTEYPTEQVFAGGLAAYVQRVAHALVQAGHEPEVFTLSDRTERTLDGPVPVHRVTEAQGWAARARRIPLAWRLDDFLELAGSTLRLARALRLRHREAPFAVVQASNFRAPGLGAAVRRVAPLVTRISSIEILWRRAYARPPGAAARLQGWAEAWQVRHSAAAYAPSHLLAAAASEAFGRTVRVIEPPFAVAQHAAMVGSPPAEFPPETYALFFGTIGLLKGGDRLVRVLPGILDRRPEFRFVFVGRVFRTAAGEPFDAYIARALGAYGKRIVVLSERPRADLFPLVAGARVVVLPSRVDNLPNACLEAMALERVVVATEGASFEQLITHGESGLLVPQEDDGALEAGILAAWDLPAEPRRLMGRAARARIERLDPRLTIVALEALFAEVTGAR
- a CDS encoding 50S ribosomal protein L11 methyltransferase produces the protein MRPITSVIPGLWRLHRAGRSALLHWRQQDWIMKRFGSTDVHEGMLLDTQRCEAYRSAIRQVVRPGDVVADLGAGTGLLSFFAVEAGARRVYAIEMSSIAEVAARLIEANGFQDRITLVRRRSTRARLPERCDVILSETLSILGFESEHTIAFMSDARERLLKPGGRVIPQECWTLMMPVQSDQFGVGSLPGLLYGFDVSELRRRRYRRQALHLEVSGKRIVELADAVRRWHIDFRRESPVPSGEMFEFGTRREGRLDGFLGWFEATLCDGVVLSNSPRLPPTSWGQLYFPTLDQPVVHPGQRIRLHLDPGLIAGMPHWSYRVSVD
- a CDS encoding universal stress protein, yielding MNKILVALDGSSLAESAIPAVIDIVRQGGITVILLQAAERDEMVGADPSGVETDGVREAAEYLTRIEQRLASAGVTNVVKSVWRGPAAAAIIEAARLMEVDLIVMTTHGRSGIGRLMWGSVAESVLRGTSASILLLRAPGASLQAPSGLGLARPAGAPDTTPARPGAGPSAPAK
- a CDS encoding methyltransferase domain-containing protein, whose product is MERWQELELQYARRLRQSSRAERRALYAEAYSVVSELRARTMPPDPEKRTAGTSKSLVKALARLLGPTDDVLEVGCGRGYTCLGLAPHARSIVGVDVSTPALREAEQLLRAHDIRNVAVRQVAGDELTAAFPAAAFDVAVAIDVYEHLHPEDCRVTLQQIHAVLRPGGTCIVVTPNRIFGPHDITRVLYPEATEPLGFHLNETTYRELLAAMREVGFGRFRTLRTMSRWSTWLWPRRLFGITYPAWVSVLCERAVTTWGAPAAGPLLAGIRLLGKKRGIRVP
- a CDS encoding methyltransferase domain-containing protein; the encoded protein is MRTGGRGDRKDRVRLAERWLKTTVDDVLRWFGYEIRRTGRRPAEIWQTRPGGSPQPPLPYAENPAIGASNLRVKLERVRAGGAFETENIAIINQAVARLIGPATRIVELGGGTGMFAYEASADPTRTIVCSEFDAEASRWAQENRSRPNIRYVTRPVSPQDGPFDLLVSIEVVEHVRDFPAFLAVCAGLAPRAILTTPNKSSRATAAADGPPDYRLHVREWTAGEFYWVLRCFYEEVRLFTLPDALVPDVAPIRVTDRRSPLIADCRRPIAASGGARPSA